The proteins below come from a single Tsuneonella deserti genomic window:
- a CDS encoding recombinase family protein → MEQSKGNSLQRQLEACRAMCERHSWESDTSREIVDEGRSAFHGLNRAEGAKLWEFEREAEAGLYLNGHVFVVEHLDRISRQGWEAAYDFLKRLTGHGVTVATVDGERIYPAGERVPMGQVMEIIIKSELSLEEGLKKSKRIKAAWKAKRERAEAGDRSAITSITPSWIEVDRSNRKMRLVPHRAKVLNEIFEWSAGGLGGPSIVNRLNERNEPTWGPADNGWQLGYVTRLLTNRAVMGEYQPRSRPRGNSPEKAVPAGEPILDFYPPAITAELFNRVQAARAARRGTGGKRGKTQANLFSGIARCAECIGPMTYGSTRKAGNVIRGTSGSRKPITFVTKTDHSFLQCDNAKRRRGCPNKTKIRYEFIEPSILENMLAFTADSLRTDAPQESQRMKQELAELKRQIDGKLARLANLVDSFARTGSRTIEDALLLIEAEVEADKSRVETVQRELEQLSAAETPESTIEHMREIRGSLSHPDPQVRLDARIRVNQTLKRFINSMHCDANGQTMIVFGNYGAGITFDRYGNCADRSALNARYEGPDGEPDWHPDDVAAE, encoded by the coding sequence ATGGAACAGTCGAAGGGCAACAGCCTCCAACGGCAGTTGGAAGCTTGCCGGGCAATGTGCGAACGACACAGTTGGGAATCCGACACCTCCCGCGAGATCGTGGATGAGGGCCGATCTGCATTTCACGGCCTAAACCGAGCCGAGGGCGCGAAGCTCTGGGAGTTTGAGCGAGAGGCCGAAGCCGGGCTTTACCTCAACGGCCACGTCTTCGTCGTCGAACACCTAGACCGCATCAGTCGGCAAGGGTGGGAAGCTGCCTACGATTTCCTCAAGCGCCTCACCGGCCATGGCGTGACCGTCGCGACCGTGGATGGCGAGCGCATTTACCCTGCGGGTGAACGCGTGCCCATGGGCCAGGTGATGGAAATCATCATCAAGAGCGAGCTTTCGCTTGAGGAAGGTCTGAAGAAGAGCAAGCGCATCAAAGCGGCTTGGAAGGCAAAACGAGAGCGGGCCGAGGCAGGCGACCGCAGTGCAATCACAAGCATAACCCCTTCGTGGATCGAAGTTGACCGCTCAAACCGTAAAATGCGCCTAGTCCCGCATCGAGCAAAGGTCCTCAATGAAATATTCGAGTGGAGCGCTGGCGGTCTGGGCGGCCCGTCCATCGTCAATCGCCTAAATGAGAGGAACGAGCCAACTTGGGGACCAGCCGACAATGGATGGCAACTCGGTTACGTTACGAGGCTTCTGACAAACCGCGCGGTGATGGGCGAGTATCAACCTCGTTCGCGCCCGCGCGGTAATAGTCCCGAGAAAGCGGTTCCGGCTGGAGAACCAATTCTGGATTTCTATCCTCCCGCGATCACCGCCGAACTGTTTAACCGTGTGCAAGCTGCTCGCGCAGCTCGGCGAGGCACAGGCGGCAAACGCGGCAAGACGCAGGCGAACTTGTTCTCGGGGATCGCCCGGTGCGCCGAATGCATCGGGCCTATGACCTACGGTAGCACTCGGAAAGCAGGAAACGTCATTCGCGGCACGAGCGGATCACGGAAGCCGATCACGTTCGTGACGAAAACAGACCACTCGTTCCTCCAATGTGACAACGCCAAGCGACGGCGAGGCTGTCCCAATAAAACCAAGATACGGTACGAATTCATCGAGCCAAGCATCCTTGAGAACATGCTTGCATTCACGGCCGACAGCCTTCGCACCGACGCTCCCCAGGAATCTCAGCGGATGAAACAAGAACTCGCGGAACTGAAGCGTCAGATCGACGGAAAACTGGCTCGGCTGGCCAATCTCGTGGACAGCTTTGCCCGAACTGGAAGTCGGACCATCGAGGACGCTTTGCTATTAATTGAGGCGGAGGTCGAGGCGGACAAATCCCGCGTCGAAACGGTGCAACGCGAACTGGAACAGCTATCCGCAGCAGAGACCCCCGAAAGCACCATTGAACATATGCGGGAAATTCGCGGCAGTTTGAGCCATCCGGACCCTCAAGTCCGGCTGGATGCTCGCATCCGGGTCAACCAGACGCTCAAGCGGTTCATCAACTCGATGCATTGCGATGCGAACGGCCAAACCATGATAGTGTTCGGCAACTACGGTGCTGGGATCACGTTCGATAGATATGGCAACTGCGCGGACCGAAGCGCCCTGAATGCTCGGTATGAGGGACCAGATGGGGAGCCGGACTGGCACCCCGACGATGTCGCAGCCGAATAA